The following proteins come from a genomic window of Pyxidicoccus sp. MSG2:
- a CDS encoding PASTA domain-containing protein, translating into MADEQLTDVQPGDLITAKFINLIIKKLKDLEAALGGEIKVPTFFGQNLLTTKNLLSAQGSRLVLSTVRDAAGLVVNANDSTQNNRIVIGQVPPPGARVVPNTPVFLLVSATVGTTPTPLAPKITGFSKTSVNIGDRLDIFGTNFLDAISQNTVTFDGALAPPTLDSTSQMLSVIVPTNIPGAPTSTGQQKEVSVRVETIHGSDTLKLIVLPPLAQPNPAISTITPVTAGTSTVRLGAGIRIVGSAFGDQLSAIRVFFGGQPLAGVTPTADSNLSTNTLVVTVPSSLPGLDTQGSNAQFGITVQVGSGETSRTSPPFPLFIWRL; encoded by the coding sequence ATGGCCGACGAACAACTGACTGATGTCCAACCGGGCGATTTGATAACCGCCAAGTTCATCAACCTCATCATCAAGAAACTGAAGGACCTCGAAGCCGCCCTGGGCGGCGAGATCAAGGTGCCGACCTTCTTCGGGCAGAACCTGCTGACGACGAAGAACCTCCTGAGTGCACAGGGCTCGCGCCTCGTGCTGAGCACCGTGAGGGATGCCGCGGGGCTCGTTGTGAACGCCAACGACTCCACCCAGAACAACCGGATAGTCATTGGTCAGGTGCCGCCCCCGGGCGCGCGGGTCGTCCCCAACACGCCCGTGTTCCTGCTGGTCTCCGCCACGGTGGGCACCACCCCCACGCCGCTGGCGCCGAAGATCACCGGGTTCAGCAAGACGAGCGTCAACATCGGGGACCGGTTGGACATCTTCGGCACCAACTTCCTCGACGCCATCTCGCAGAACACGGTGACGTTCGACGGTGCGCTGGCTCCGCCCACCCTGGACAGCACGTCACAGATGCTGTCGGTCATCGTACCCACGAACATCCCGGGCGCGCCCACCAGCACGGGCCAGCAGAAGGAAGTCAGCGTGCGCGTGGAAACGATTCACGGCTCGGACACGCTGAAGCTCATCGTCCTGCCGCCGCTGGCGCAGCCGAACCCGGCGATCAGCACCATCACCCCCGTCACCGCGGGGACGTCCACCGTCAGGCTCGGCGCGGGCATCCGCATCGTCGGCAGCGCCTTCGGTGACCAGCTCAGCGCCATCCGGGTCTTCTTTGGCGGACAGCCCCTTGCCGGGGTCACTCCCACGGCCGACTCCAACCTGTCCACCAACACCCTGGTCGTCACCGTGCCGAGCAGCCTCCCTGGATTGGACACCCAGGGGAGCAACGCCCAGTTCGGTATCACCGTCCAGGTCGGCTCCGGCGAAACCAGCCGGACCTCGCCGCCTTTCCCGCTGTTCATTTGGAGGCTCTGA
- a CDS encoding phage tail protein gives MDANGTRFHLLLGRDDWGRCSSEGRPLSEAWADPSGTGADVAWDAIRAEVSLRAELFRFLAAPRDVPPKLEDRRGAARDRYGSFYWIGGDGLTVKVMSSGSRATSTFWPVAPSQVPAPAFGGFGPAVPLATPAPAPLGGLGITGHHYLVVGTLAPSPGLLVFDLHSGGPPVKHVWPAGVPFAPWDIAATPDGGAVVLDRENRRLWRLDAELRVVHLDGDSVLSAEVVESFQPATGGPQRRVPAVTFPEPVTLDASLPLSAQDPISVEVLPDGRVLVLDRGEAASFLGVYRDGQPEGAPLPLEVEGILQGSGPAFSYALVAHDMALVPGTETTPHRVLVVGRDGNQVFAFDLHVAEDGTLSAVPQPEYLPLRLFGGKALIGAGGGAFYDFADTFVPLVPQRRPRYVREATLRTPVLDGRSPDCAWHRVMLDASIPPGARIVIRTRAANEHADLEATPFMEEPTPYKRGGGSEQPFVTEAEGPHRGTFEVLFQRAKGRYAQVELTLVGGGATTPRIHALRAWYPRFSYLAQYLPGLYRQDAESSSFLDRFLANVEGLFTSIEDRIAAAQVLFDARSAPPEALDWLSSWFGVAMDPAWDEPRRRLFLRHTLDFFQWRGTPRGLRMALRVALDECPDDSIFTEEEDPTRSRFRIVERFRSARTPFLVPPEPTQTEGIHTVATATSKRWEPSQGRAQLVERYRTALTAAGVTALTENFPLTEPAGATVSAVWRSFTQEALGFIPAATSADAPVWRDFLARRYRNITALNAAHVTTLTDFTQAALPTVLPADGPAQSDWYHFETVVLPVRAAAHRFTVVLPVPQGSAAQEQRTRLEQAMRVVAVEKPAHTVFDVKFYWAMFRVGEARLGVDTLIDLGSRAPELMPAMQLGREYLAESHLAPRPPQDAKDRQILGRDALGRRESHGSDIQ, from the coding sequence ATGGACGCCAACGGGACACGCTTCCACCTGCTGCTCGGCCGCGACGACTGGGGCCGCTGCTCCTCCGAGGGGCGGCCCCTGTCCGAGGCATGGGCCGACCCGTCCGGCACCGGCGCGGACGTGGCCTGGGACGCCATCCGCGCGGAGGTGTCCCTGCGCGCGGAGCTGTTCCGCTTCCTCGCCGCCCCGCGCGACGTGCCCCCGAAGCTGGAGGACCGGCGCGGCGCCGCGAGAGATCGCTACGGCAGCTTCTACTGGATTGGCGGCGACGGCCTCACCGTGAAGGTGATGTCCAGCGGCTCACGGGCCACCAGCACCTTCTGGCCGGTGGCCCCGTCCCAGGTGCCCGCGCCCGCGTTCGGCGGCTTCGGCCCGGCGGTGCCGCTGGCCACTCCCGCGCCCGCGCCGCTCGGAGGGCTGGGCATCACCGGGCACCACTACCTCGTCGTGGGAACGCTGGCGCCGTCGCCCGGGCTGCTGGTGTTCGACCTGCACTCCGGCGGCCCGCCCGTGAAGCACGTGTGGCCCGCGGGCGTGCCCTTCGCGCCGTGGGACATCGCGGCCACACCGGACGGCGGCGCGGTGGTGCTGGACCGGGAGAACCGCCGCCTGTGGCGCCTGGACGCGGAGTTGCGCGTGGTGCACCTGGACGGGGACTCCGTGCTGTCCGCCGAGGTCGTGGAGTCCTTCCAGCCCGCGACGGGCGGTCCGCAGCGGCGCGTGCCCGCTGTCACCTTCCCGGAGCCGGTGACGCTGGACGCGTCGCTGCCGCTGTCCGCCCAGGACCCCATCTCCGTGGAGGTGCTGCCGGACGGCCGCGTGCTGGTGCTGGACCGGGGCGAGGCCGCCAGCTTCCTCGGCGTGTACCGCGACGGACAGCCCGAGGGTGCGCCACTGCCGCTGGAGGTGGAGGGCATCCTCCAGGGCTCCGGCCCCGCGTTCAGCTACGCGCTGGTGGCGCACGACATGGCCCTGGTGCCCGGCACGGAGACCACGCCCCACCGCGTGCTCGTGGTGGGCCGCGACGGCAACCAGGTCTTCGCCTTCGATTTGCACGTGGCCGAGGACGGCACGCTCTCCGCGGTGCCCCAGCCGGAGTACCTGCCCCTGCGACTGTTCGGCGGCAAGGCGCTCATCGGCGCGGGCGGCGGCGCGTTCTACGACTTCGCCGACACCTTCGTGCCCCTGGTGCCGCAGCGCCGGCCCCGCTACGTGCGCGAGGCCACGCTGCGCACGCCGGTGCTCGACGGCCGCTCGCCGGACTGCGCGTGGCACCGGGTGATGCTGGACGCGTCCATTCCTCCCGGCGCCCGCATCGTCATCCGCACCCGCGCGGCCAACGAGCACGCGGACCTGGAAGCCACGCCCTTCATGGAGGAGCCCACGCCGTACAAGCGCGGCGGCGGCTCCGAGCAGCCCTTCGTCACCGAGGCCGAGGGCCCGCATCGCGGCACCTTCGAGGTGCTCTTCCAGCGGGCGAAGGGGCGCTACGCACAGGTGGAGCTCACGCTCGTGGGCGGCGGCGCCACCACGCCGCGCATCCACGCGCTGCGCGCCTGGTACCCGCGCTTCTCGTACCTGGCGCAGTACCTGCCCGGCCTGTACCGGCAGGACGCCGAGTCTTCGAGCTTCCTGGACAGGTTCCTCGCCAACGTGGAGGGGCTGTTCACCTCCATCGAGGACCGCATCGCCGCGGCGCAGGTGCTGTTCGACGCGCGCAGCGCTCCGCCCGAGGCGCTGGACTGGCTGTCCTCCTGGTTCGGCGTGGCCATGGACCCGGCATGGGACGAGCCCCGGCGGCGGCTCTTCCTGCGCCACACGCTGGACTTCTTCCAGTGGCGGGGCACGCCGCGCGGGCTGCGCATGGCGCTGCGCGTGGCCCTGGATGAGTGCCCGGACGACTCCATCTTCACCGAGGAGGAGGACCCCACCCGCTCGCGCTTCCGCATCGTCGAGCGCTTCCGCTCCGCGCGCACCCCGTTCCTCGTCCCGCCGGAGCCGACCCAGACCGAGGGCATCCACACCGTGGCCACCGCCACGTCCAAGCGCTGGGAGCCGTCGCAGGGACGCGCGCAATTGGTGGAGCGCTACCGGACGGCCCTGACGGCGGCGGGCGTGACGGCGCTGACGGAGAACTTCCCCCTCACCGAGCCGGCGGGAGCGACGGTTTCCGCTGTCTGGCGTTCCTTCACCCAGGAGGCGCTGGGCTTCATCCCGGCGGCCACGTCCGCGGACGCGCCGGTGTGGCGCGACTTCCTGGCGCGGCGCTACCGGAACATCACCGCGCTCAATGCCGCGCACGTGACGACGCTGACGGACTTCACGCAGGCCGCGCTGCCCACGGTGCTGCCGGCGGACGGTCCGGCGCAGTCGGACTGGTATCACTTCGAGACGGTGGTGCTGCCGGTGCGCGCCGCGGCGCACCGCTTCACGGTGGTGCTGCCGGTGCCGCAGGGAAGCGCCGCGCAGGAGCAGCGCACGAGGCTGGAGCAGGCGATGCGTGTGGTGGCGGTGGAGAAGCCGGCCCACACCGTGTTCGACGTGAAGTTCTACTGGGCCATGTTCCGCGTCGGCGAAGCCCGCCTGGGCGTGGACACCCTGATTGACCTGGGCAGCCGTGCCCCCGAGCTGATGCCCGCCATGCAGCTCGGCCGCGAGTACCTGGCGGAAAGCCATCTGGCACCGAGACCCCCACAGGACGCCAAGGACCGGCAAATCCTGGGGCGGGACGCGCTCGGGCGCCGTGAGTCCCACGGGAGCGACATCCAATGA
- a CDS encoding GPW/gp25 family protein, with the protein MQWSEGERNVREAIQVILATEPRERILLPEFGAGLSRYLFEPNTVTTRHQIAEQISRSLAEWEPRIAVESVSVDADPQDARAATATITYKLVATGARERLSLNITLAG; encoded by the coding sequence ATGCAGTGGTCCGAAGGTGAGCGCAACGTGCGCGAGGCCATCCAGGTCATCCTGGCCACGGAGCCGCGCGAGCGCATCCTCCTGCCGGAGTTCGGCGCGGGGCTGTCGCGCTACCTCTTCGAGCCGAACACCGTCACGACGCGGCACCAGATTGCCGAGCAGATTTCCCGCTCGCTGGCGGAGTGGGAGCCGCGCATCGCGGTGGAGTCGGTGAGCGTGGACGCGGACCCGCAGGACGCCCGGGCCGCCACCGCCACCATTACGTACAAGCTCGTCGCCACCGGGGCGCGCGAGCGGCTCAGCCTGAACATCACGCTCGCGGGGTAA